In Paenibacillus ihbetae, the following are encoded in one genomic region:
- a CDS encoding TetR/AcrR family transcriptional regulator, translated as MPKIVNHDTQRRLVAEAALNVIRRSGLEQATVRRIAEEAGLSVGSMRHYFSTQVELFAFCMNMFVERVEHRLETFELHGPLMEDLKRLLLQFLPVDEERTLEMEVWFAFHSKALVYPELRKLSSEIQDGIHKVSRFVVDEIVRNQLASPDLNIDLETEKLFALIDGLAMHRMMQPDRLPVERLEALVTSHLESLCAQQGKGI; from the coding sequence ATGCCAAAAATCGTGAATCATGACACCCAAAGACGCTTGGTCGCAGAGGCTGCATTAAACGTGATCCGGCGCTCGGGCCTGGAGCAGGCAACCGTACGCCGCATCGCGGAAGAGGCGGGATTGTCCGTCGGTTCCATGCGCCATTATTTCTCGACGCAGGTTGAGCTGTTTGCCTTTTGCATGAATATGTTCGTCGAGCGGGTCGAGCACAGATTGGAGACATTCGAGCTTCACGGGCCTTTAATGGAGGACTTGAAGCGGCTGCTGCTGCAATTTCTGCCCGTCGATGAAGAGAGAACGCTGGAAATGGAGGTGTGGTTTGCGTTTCATTCGAAGGCGCTGGTCTATCCCGAACTAAGGAAATTAAGCTCGGAAATTCAAGACGGGATCCATAAGGTCTCCCGTTTCGTGGTGGACGAGATCGTCAGGAACCAGCTGGCAAGCCCCGACTTGAATATCGATCTGGAGACGGAAAAATTGTTCGCGCTGATCGACGGGCTCGCCATGCATCGCATGATGCAGCCGGATCGGCTGCCTGTGGAAAGGCTTGAGGCTCTGGTAACCTCCCACCTGGAGTCGCTCTGCGCTCAACAAGGCAAAGGAATATAA
- a CDS encoding glycoside hydrolase family 43 protein, with amino-acid sequence MAKHEKRTDGKHAQLAPNPIVPGWYADPEARIFEGRYWIYPTYSAPYDEQTFFDAFYSEDLAKWTKVQRILDIDRIPWAKRALWAPSPIERNGRYYLYFCANDIQSDDEYGGIGVAVADKPEGPFRDAIGKPLIDRFHHGAQPIDPHVFIDDDGTAYLYYGGWGRCNVVKLNEDMISLDRFEDGRTYIEITPDQYVEGPCMIKRKGLYYFMWAEGGWGGPDYSVAYACASSPLGPFERVGKILQQDPDVATGAGHHGFIQAGEEEWYIVYHRRPLTETDRNYRVLCLDIMELSEDGRILPVKMT; translated from the coding sequence ATGGCGAAGCATGAAAAACGGACGGACGGAAAGCACGCACAGCTTGCTCCTAATCCGATCGTCCCCGGCTGGTATGCGGATCCCGAAGCGAGAATATTTGAAGGGCGGTACTGGATCTATCCGACATACTCGGCTCCTTATGACGAGCAGACGTTTTTCGATGCGTTCTATTCCGAGGATCTGGCTAAGTGGACGAAGGTGCAGCGCATTTTGGACATCGACCGGATTCCTTGGGCGAAGCGGGCATTATGGGCGCCGTCGCCGATCGAACGGAACGGACGGTATTATTTGTACTTTTGCGCCAATGACATTCAGAGTGATGACGAGTACGGGGGAATCGGCGTCGCCGTCGCCGACAAGCCGGAAGGGCCTTTCCGCGACGCGATCGGCAAGCCGCTGATCGACCGGTTCCATCATGGCGCTCAGCCCATCGATCCGCATGTATTCATCGACGATGACGGCACCGCGTATTTGTATTACGGCGGGTGGGGACGCTGCAACGTCGTCAAGCTGAACGAGGACATGATCAGCCTGGACCGGTTCGAGGACGGCCGCACTTACATCGAGATTACGCCGGACCAATACGTGGAAGGACCGTGCATGATCAAGCGGAAGGGGCTTTATTATTTCATGTGGGCGGAAGGCGGATGGGGAGGACCGGATTATTCCGTGGCCTATGCCTGCGCATCTTCTCCTCTCGGCCCGTTCGAACGGGTCGGGAAAATCCTGCAGCAGGATCCGGACGTGGCGACGGGAGCCGGCCATCACGGCTTCATCCAGGCGGGGGAAGAGGAGTGGTACATCGTCTACCATCGCCGGCCGCTGACGGAGACGGATCGGAATTATCGCGTCCTGTGCTTGGACATCATGGAGTTGTCGGAGGATGGACGGATTTTGCCTGTGAAAATGACGTAA
- a CDS encoding cytochrome P450 family protein has protein sequence MDRSKQSVSDQAGFSFFGGENITDPFPLFAHLRASGAVIPIPNPLGGSGGTWIVTQMEEAIQVLKDHARFTVDPSSLDGHQDIRRTLAETAEASAPATFFTGKSMLFVDEPDHKRLRGLVSKAFTPRYMESLRPRVQEIADELLDQVQAQGRMDIVKDYAYPLPINVISEMLGVPLEDREQIRVWSEALARGLGYERQDPAVVAHMSAFGEYTARLVADKRKRPAEDLISQLIAIEEEGDRLNEDELISMITLLIFAGHETTSNLIATGTLMLLDHPRQWEKLQADPGLVPSAVEELLRFNGPATASGPRYATEDVELGGQRIKKGDIVIPVLKSANRDESRFTDPEELDVARRIKRHLAFGHGIHMCLGAPLARVEGDVAFGTLVKRMPNLKLAIPRADIAWHFTLSSQSLASLPVTF, from the coding sequence ATGGACAGATCGAAACAAAGCGTATCAGATCAAGCCGGATTCAGCTTTTTTGGCGGGGAGAACATTACTGACCCGTTCCCGTTATTCGCTCACCTTCGCGCTAGCGGTGCCGTGATTCCGATACCGAATCCGCTAGGCGGTTCCGGGGGAACGTGGATCGTTACTCAGATGGAGGAAGCCATCCAGGTGTTGAAGGATCACGCTCGCTTCACCGTGGATCCCAGCTCGCTCGACGGTCATCAAGACATTCGGAGAACGCTCGCCGAAACGGCGGAAGCATCCGCTCCCGCGACCTTTTTTACCGGCAAATCCATGTTATTCGTCGACGAGCCAGATCACAAGCGGCTGCGCGGCCTGGTTTCCAAAGCTTTCACGCCCAGATACATGGAAAGCTTGCGCCCCCGCGTTCAAGAAATTGCCGACGAGCTCCTCGACCAGGTACAAGCTCAAGGGCGGATGGACATCGTCAAGGATTATGCCTATCCGTTGCCGATCAATGTCATTTCTGAAATGCTGGGCGTACCGTTGGAAGACCGGGAGCAAATCCGCGTCTGGTCTGAGGCGCTCGCACGCGGCCTTGGCTATGAGAGGCAGGATCCGGCGGTCGTAGCCCATATGAGCGCCTTCGGCGAATATACCGCACGGCTTGTAGCGGATAAACGAAAGCGCCCGGCCGAGGATTTGATCAGCCAGCTGATCGCCATCGAAGAGGAAGGGGACCGCCTGAACGAGGATGAACTGATCTCGATGATAACCTTATTGATCTTTGCCGGCCACGAGACCACATCCAACCTGATCGCGACAGGGACCTTGATGCTCTTGGACCATCCACGGCAATGGGAGAAACTCCAAGCCGATCCCGGTCTCGTGCCGTCAGCCGTCGAGGAGCTGCTTCGCTTCAACGGACCTGCTACGGCCTCGGGACCGCGCTACGCCACCGAAGACGTTGAGCTTGGCGGACAGCGGATTAAGAAAGGGGATATCGTGATCCCCGTGTTGAAATCGGCCAATCGGGACGAGAGCAGGTTTACCGATCCGGAAGAACTCGATGTTGCGCGTCGGATCAAACGCCATCTCGCATTCGGGCATGGGATTCACATGTGCTTGGGGGCGCCGCTTGCCCGCGTGGAAGGAGATGTAGCGTTCGGCACGTTGGTCAAGCGCATGCCGAATCTGAAGCTCGCCATCCCAAGGGCGGATATCGCCTGGCACTTTACGCTCTCCTCGCAGAGCTTGGCTTCACTGCCGGTCACGTTCTAA
- a CDS encoding glycosidase, which translates to MKIERHPENPIVVPGGYEWRKVTVFNPAVIIEDGKFYMIERTAGSLTPCKNFLGLLESEDGVHFTHVKDEPIVTPDQLGFPYGSVQDPRIVKIDDTFYMNYALRPCAMSYYPTGRGVPERSIPEYPDGWGEQEGHWLTRSSILTSKNLIDWEFLTDTTPLDINDRDNILFPEKINGKYVLLRRPEEYVGDQYGTDKAAMWITYSDDLIHWEEPRLLAKGENPAWESRKIGGSTPPVKTDRGWLVLYHGVDDEVVYRVGAMLLDLDNPEKVIARTRNFIMEPETYYEKFGYQIPNVIFPTGNVVKDGLLYIYYGVTDTAIALATVPLDELVDYILNEPQS; encoded by the coding sequence ATGAAGATTGAAAGACATCCGGAAAATCCGATCGTGGTGCCGGGAGGATACGAATGGCGGAAAGTTACCGTATTTAATCCTGCCGTCATTATCGAGGACGGGAAGTTTTACATGATCGAGCGGACAGCCGGTTCGCTTACGCCGTGCAAAAACTTCCTCGGATTGCTGGAAAGCGAAGACGGCGTGCATTTCACGCACGTGAAAGACGAGCCGATCGTGACGCCGGACCAACTCGGGTTCCCGTACGGCAGCGTGCAGGATCCGCGCATTGTCAAGATTGACGACACTTTTTATATGAACTACGCGCTGCGCCCTTGCGCCATGAGCTATTATCCGACCGGACGGGGCGTCCCGGAGCGTTCGATTCCGGAATATCCGGACGGTTGGGGCGAACAGGAAGGCCACTGGCTGACCCGTTCCTCGATCCTCACCTCCAAAAACCTGATCGATTGGGAGTTTTTGACCGACACGACGCCGCTGGACATCAATGACCGGGACAACATCCTGTTCCCTGAAAAAATCAACGGCAAATACGTGCTGCTTCGTCGGCCAGAAGAATACGTGGGGGATCAATACGGCACGGACAAAGCGGCGATGTGGATCACGTATTCCGATGATCTGATTCATTGGGAGGAGCCAAGACTGTTGGCCAAAGGGGAGAATCCGGCCTGGGAATCGCGAAAGATCGGCGGATCGACGCCGCCGGTTAAGACGGACCGCGGATGGCTCGTCTTGTATCACGGCGTGGACGACGAGGTGGTATATCGCGTAGGGGCGATGCTGCTCGACCTCGACAATCCGGAAAAAGTCATCGCCCGGACCCGGAATTTCATCATGGAGCCGGAGACGTATTACGAGAAATTCGGGTACCAGATTCCGAACGTTATTTTCCCGACCGGCAATGTGGTGAAGGACGGTCTGTTATACATTTACTATGGTGTGACCGATACGGCGATTGCACTGGCGACCGTGCCGCTGGACGAGCTGGTCGATTATATATTGAACGAACCGCAAAGCTGA
- a CDS encoding extracellular solute-binding protein, which translates to MNKTIKGKRMLLLGLVAMITLFTAACGKDNAGSSASGAEGEQITLNMMHPWTSPNVDNEVYKARIAEFEKQHPNIVIKQDGVPAAQYKTKLRTLAAGNNLPDINVVWPGADLDPLVAGNLLQPINGLMDNWSSILPESALAGFNVDGQQYAVPTKQNFVDIIYYNKDMFAQVGYDQFPDTYDKFIDAVKKLKEAGITPISLGNKEQWPLQSSYISIIGDRFTGSDFLTNVLEKKAKFTDPEFVKALSVIDELTKLDAFNTDANNMDSVQAQDYFIQGKAAMHISSATVDGRVRINNEEGDKFGIALFPSVEGGKGDPSKSAGVVQYGIAIKSGLDEKKREAAEEFLKFFVSEDLYKELISSGVVVPAKVEVPEDASPYLKEMLELTGNGTAPVFDSVIPTQVVDVLQNGLQALTVGHGMPEEVAKEMQETFDDMNQ; encoded by the coding sequence ATGAACAAAACAATCAAAGGCAAAAGAATGCTGCTGCTTGGACTGGTCGCGATGATTACACTCTTCACTGCCGCCTGCGGCAAGGACAACGCTGGAAGCAGCGCCAGCGGGGCCGAAGGAGAGCAAATCACGCTAAATATGATGCATCCATGGACTTCGCCTAACGTGGACAACGAAGTGTACAAGGCCCGGATTGCCGAATTCGAGAAGCAGCATCCGAACATCGTGATCAAGCAAGACGGCGTGCCGGCCGCCCAATACAAGACCAAGCTGCGTACGCTTGCGGCAGGGAACAATCTTCCGGATATTAACGTGGTCTGGCCGGGAGCGGACCTCGATCCGCTGGTGGCGGGGAATTTGCTGCAGCCGATCAACGGTCTGATGGACAACTGGTCCTCAATCCTGCCGGAATCGGCGCTGGCCGGGTTCAATGTGGACGGGCAGCAGTACGCAGTGCCAACGAAGCAAAACTTTGTGGATATCATCTATTACAACAAGGACATGTTCGCACAAGTCGGCTATGATCAGTTCCCCGATACGTACGATAAATTCATCGATGCCGTTAAAAAGCTGAAAGAGGCGGGCATTACGCCGATTTCACTCGGGAACAAGGAACAATGGCCGCTTCAATCGTCCTATATTTCGATCATCGGCGACCGTTTTACGGGCAGTGATTTCTTAACGAACGTCCTGGAGAAGAAGGCCAAGTTTACCGATCCGGAGTTCGTGAAGGCGTTGTCGGTCATCGACGAATTGACCAAGCTGGATGCGTTCAATACCGACGCCAACAACATGGACTCGGTGCAGGCGCAGGATTATTTCATCCAAGGCAAAGCTGCTATGCATATTTCGTCCGCCACGGTTGACGGCCGGGTTCGCATCAACAACGAGGAAGGCGACAAGTTCGGCATTGCCCTGTTCCCAAGCGTGGAAGGCGGCAAAGGCGATCCGTCCAAGAGCGCAGGCGTCGTTCAGTACGGTATTGCGATCAAGAGCGGGCTGGACGAGAAGAAACGGGAAGCCGCTGAGGAGTTTCTTAAGTTTTTCGTCAGCGAGGATTTGTACAAAGAACTGATCAGCAGCGGCGTCGTCGTCCCGGCGAAGGTAGAGGTGCCGGAGGATGCGAGCCCATATCTGAAAGAAATGCTGGAATTGACAGGCAATGGCACTGCCCCGGTATTCGACAGCGTTATTCCGACTCAAGTGGTTGATGTGCTTCAGAACGGGCTGCAGGCGCTGACCGTCGGCCACGGGATGCCGGAAGAGGTTGCGAAGGAAATGCAGGAAACGTTTGACGACATGAATCAATAG
- a CDS encoding carbohydrate ABC transporter permease, which yields MQTLRGTKLAIFLGLFPALIIYLGIAIVPIGLSLYYSLMNWNGIGSMTFAGLDNYVKILGDDTFWLSVKNNVIIMVTGLIGQIPLGLLLALLLNRGMKGSGLFRTIGFMPVVISSVMVSLIWGMVYNTEYGMLNNLLGMIGLDGWKQNWLGDSTWSMLSISIAYIWQNCGLYMVIFLAALQNIPDEVNEAAELDGATGLKRTLRITIPMIRGTIMVGVVYSISNSFRVFDLIQILTGGGPAHQTEVMTIYMYNSAFINMRYGYGSAVSILVLLFSLIVITLINRIGREKDA from the coding sequence ATGCAAACGCTAAGAGGAACCAAACTCGCCATATTCCTCGGTTTGTTTCCGGCGCTGATCATCTATCTGGGCATTGCCATCGTTCCGATCGGGTTGTCCTTGTATTATTCCCTGATGAACTGGAACGGGATCGGCTCGATGACTTTCGCCGGGCTTGATAATTACGTAAAAATTTTAGGCGACGACACGTTTTGGCTTTCGGTGAAAAACAACGTCATCATCATGGTGACCGGCCTGATCGGACAAATTCCGCTCGGCCTGCTGCTTGCCCTGCTGCTTAACCGAGGCATGAAAGGGTCCGGTTTGTTCCGAACCATCGGATTCATGCCGGTCGTCATTTCCTCGGTCATGGTCTCCCTCATCTGGGGCATGGTGTACAACACCGAATACGGCATGCTGAACAACCTGCTCGGCATGATCGGGCTGGACGGCTGGAAGCAGAATTGGCTGGGAGATTCGACATGGTCGATGCTGTCGATCAGCATCGCCTATATTTGGCAGAACTGCGGCCTTTATATGGTGATCTTCCTGGCTGCACTGCAGAACATTCCGGATGAAGTCAACGAGGCTGCGGAGCTGGACGGGGCCACCGGCCTGAAGCGAACGCTGCGGATTACGATTCCGATGATCCGGGGAACGATTATGGTCGGCGTGGTATACAGCATCAGCAACTCGTTCCGCGTCTTCGACCTCATTCAGATCCTGACGGGCGGCGGCCCGGCGCACCAGACGGAAGTCATGACCATTTACATGTACAACAGCGCGTTCATCAACATGCGTTACGGTTACGGCAGTGCGGTATCCATCCTGGTTCTGCTGTTCAGCCTGATCGTCATTACGCTCATCAATCGGATCGGACGCGAGAAGGACGCTTAA
- a CDS encoding carbohydrate ABC transporter permease, with amino-acid sequence MKRNSGLFQLFAYTFLGLFAIMNIIPLFWMVVNSFKEEQEYASSPFSLPHTLQISNYAKAWEVANMDVYFLNSIIITFASLIITVLLGALAAYFLSRFQFKLRGVTYSLFLLGMLVPIHATLIPIFLIMQKLQLLDTYWSLILPYTAFHLSLTVFILEGFMRGFPKDLEESGVMDGAGVYRIFWSIILPITRPALATVIILNFIYNWNEYLFALVLITSTELKTLPLGLANFAGIETASLTLQMAALTIALIPILIFYLLLQKQLVNGMTAGAVKG; translated from the coding sequence ATGAAGAGAAATTCGGGCCTGTTCCAGTTATTCGCATACACATTTTTGGGCCTGTTCGCTATTATGAATATAATCCCGCTCTTTTGGATGGTGGTCAACTCCTTCAAGGAGGAGCAGGAATACGCTTCCTCGCCGTTTTCGCTGCCGCATACGCTGCAGATTTCGAACTACGCCAAGGCTTGGGAAGTTGCGAACATGGACGTTTATTTTTTGAACAGCATTATCATTACCTTTGCTTCCCTGATCATTACGGTGCTTCTGGGGGCGCTTGCCGCATATTTCCTTTCCCGGTTCCAGTTCAAGCTGCGGGGCGTGACCTATAGCTTGTTCTTGCTGGGGATGCTGGTGCCGATCCATGCAACCTTGATACCGATCTTTTTGATTATGCAAAAGCTGCAATTGCTCGATACGTACTGGTCGTTGATTTTGCCGTATACGGCTTTTCACTTGTCATTGACCGTGTTTATTCTAGAGGGCTTTATGCGGGGATTCCCTAAAGATCTGGAAGAGTCGGGCGTCATGGACGGCGCGGGCGTGTATCGCATCTTCTGGTCGATTATTTTGCCGATTACCCGGCCGGCCCTGGCGACGGTCATTATACTGAACTTTATTTATAATTGGAACGAGTACCTGTTTGCGCTGGTCCTGATCACTTCGACGGAGCTTAAAACGCTGCCGCTCGGGCTGGCCAATTTCGCCGGCATTGAAACGGCGAGCCTTACGCTTCAAATGGCGGCTCTGACGATCGCGCTCATACCGATCCTGATCTTCTATCTGCTGCTGCAGAAGCAGCTCGTGAACGGAATGACGGCAGGCGCGGTCAAAGGCTAA
- a CDS encoding cache domain-containing sensor histidine kinase — translation MKTRYGKYLGNFGLKRKALAIFLLFVILPTFGVGVVAQYKFNQVLTDQFMNSTKRNLDNVASQLGEQTKMVEDIANYLILSPDMRSFLRPSPPLSSGQQANLKRNIEEFLTFQLMSRSYIRSIEISGYNGSFIEMGEPFSGDESMWVHQAEARKGGIVWTEGYSLNSDWYGPTRLLSMFRILNSYNDITKPLGRLTIRMDEAGIVNLLEKGIFEEGQGSVFIVGEQGQIVLGSRGGLSEEFAPDETLVSKLSSGREGFFHYPVEGKRYLTLYKPIESTGWNVVALIPEATVAEEFRGVKMLMLFILAAILLLGLTALIGFHYTIITPILRLKKEASRVAYGDFNARVPIQSRDEIAELNRTFNEMVSTIQQLIEHKYKLELRERESELKLMQNQMDPHFLYNTLDMIRWTARLEHAEKSSQLIEMLSKFFRASVNNGSYRTTLRREMEFVQSYLYLQQRRLGDKLTYTLSMEEGLEDTPMLKATIQPLVENFLKHGYDRGKPMNDILVNASRVADEIVIDVIDNGKGMPAVRRQEVMASLQGRAREGGRQGAMSNIHERISIFFGPGYGLELVSTSSKGTWVRLRLPGGHIQDQGGDKHGQSMDG, via the coding sequence ATGAAGACCCGTTACGGAAAATACCTGGGAAATTTCGGCTTGAAGCGGAAAGCGCTCGCGATTTTTCTTCTCTTCGTCATTTTGCCTACGTTCGGCGTCGGCGTCGTCGCTCAATATAAATTCAATCAGGTCCTGACGGACCAATTCATGAACTCTACCAAACGGAATTTGGATAACGTCGCGAGCCAGCTCGGAGAGCAAACCAAAATGGTGGAGGATATCGCCAACTATCTCATCCTTAGTCCGGATATGCGGTCCTTCCTGAGGCCATCACCTCCCCTAAGCAGCGGCCAGCAGGCCAATCTCAAGCGCAACATCGAAGAATTCCTTACCTTTCAGCTCATGTCCCGGAGCTATATCCGCTCGATCGAAATTTCCGGCTACAACGGAAGTTTCATCGAGATGGGCGAGCCGTTCAGCGGGGATGAATCGATGTGGGTGCATCAGGCCGAGGCCCGCAAGGGGGGCATTGTCTGGACGGAGGGTTACAGCCTGAACAGCGATTGGTACGGGCCCACCCGCCTCCTCTCGATGTTCCGGATTTTGAATTCGTACAATGACATTACGAAGCCGTTAGGCAGGCTGACTATCCGCATGGACGAGGCCGGCATCGTCAATCTGCTCGAGAAGGGGATATTCGAGGAGGGTCAGGGAAGCGTGTTCATCGTTGGGGAGCAGGGTCAGATCGTACTCGGCTCTCGCGGCGGATTGAGCGAAGAATTTGCGCCCGACGAGACGCTGGTGAGCAAGCTTTCCTCCGGAAGGGAAGGCTTCTTTCATTATCCGGTTGAAGGCAAACGCTATTTAACCTTGTACAAGCCGATCGAAAGCACGGGCTGGAACGTCGTGGCTTTGATTCCCGAGGCTACCGTGGCGGAGGAGTTCCGCGGCGTCAAAATGCTGATGCTGTTCATACTCGCCGCGATTTTGCTGCTCGGTTTGACGGCGCTGATCGGCTTTCATTATACGATCATCACTCCGATATTGCGGCTGAAGAAGGAGGCGAGCCGAGTCGCCTACGGGGACTTCAACGCTCGCGTCCCGATCCAATCCCGGGATGAAATCGCGGAGCTGAACCGGACGTTCAACGAAATGGTATCCACCATCCAGCAATTGATCGAGCATAAGTACAAGCTGGAGCTCCGGGAGCGCGAGTCCGAGCTGAAGCTGATGCAGAACCAGATGGATCCGCATTTTCTCTACAACACGCTGGACATGATCCGTTGGACGGCTAGATTAGAGCATGCGGAAAAATCGAGCCAGCTGATCGAAATGCTGTCCAAGTTCTTCCGCGCCAGCGTTAATAACGGCAGCTACCGGACGACGCTGCGCCGGGAGATGGAATTCGTTCAATCGTATCTGTATCTGCAGCAGCGACGACTTGGTGACAAGCTGACCTATACGTTATCGATGGAAGAAGGCCTGGAGGATACGCCAATGCTGAAAGCGACCATCCAGCCGCTGGTGGAAAATTTCCTCAAGCACGGGTATGACCGGGGCAAACCGATGAATGACATCCTCGTGAACGCTTCCCGGGTCGCCGATGAAATCGTGATCGACGTGATCGACAACGGCAAGGGAATGCCGGCAGTGCGCCGCCAAGAGGTGATGGCATCGCTTCAGGGGAGGGCCAGGGAAGGGGGCCGGCAGGGAGCGATGTCCAATATTCATGAGCGGATCTCGATCTTTTTCGGACCCGGCTATGGGCTCGAGTTGGTCAGCACTTCTTCAAAAGGCACCTGGGTCAGGCTGAGGCTTCCTGGGGGACATATTCAAGATCAAGGCGGTGATAAGCATGGACAATCAATGGACGGTTAG
- a CDS encoding response regulator, with protein MDNQWTVRGKLVNMLIVDDEPVICEGLRRTIDWERLGVRVVDVAYDGAEALRLVEERDVNVVLSDIRMEGMDGLELAERLKERFPNVRIVMISGYEDFEYARQAIRLGVSDYLLKPVDIDELTEVVKAIVEGVRGRERDGGIQEAKLWLSNMARQGTAYLKEAPPSLHGAEFRVLATQMVRFMERFGEQPPEHYDEIQDDWVDRLHAELRSPFLRLISVFDHENLLYTLIVSEVRMDLAAWDRLLEAAEPVLQRAGICCGASGHYGDLTETAERCAEASRLLPYHLLENKTVLLPDYPRTAGRGLGTATADFDAEGAARNLMAAMLKRDHNELDALVAEMFAFFREKRFLPEELWIAYEELAVLLRQRMRRSGQTGLDDVHLASPDMNHFNSYGSLERLVQGHMREWLKFIERSGMDKSYWIIEKAKKYMNEHYRADLKASEVASWLKITPSYFSYIFKQSTGKGFTEYMNEMRMEHAKELLATTHDKVFEIADKVGYKEYKYFVSVFKTYTGMTPKEYRGLSAARDAGGGVH; from the coding sequence ATGGACAATCAATGGACGGTTAGGGGCAAGCTTGTCAATATGCTGATCGTGGACGACGAGCCGGTCATCTGCGAAGGATTGCGGCGCACGATCGATTGGGAGCGTCTTGGCGTCCGGGTCGTGGACGTAGCCTATGACGGGGCGGAGGCACTGCGGCTCGTCGAGGAGCGAGACGTGAATGTCGTCTTGTCCGACATCCGCATGGAGGGGATGGACGGACTTGAGCTGGCGGAGCGCTTGAAGGAGCGGTTTCCGAATGTCCGCATCGTCATGATCAGCGGCTACGAGGATTTCGAATACGCGCGTCAGGCGATTCGTCTGGGCGTTAGCGACTACCTGCTGAAGCCGGTCGATATCGATGAATTGACGGAAGTCGTCAAGGCCATTGTCGAAGGCGTTCGGGGCCGGGAAAGAGACGGGGGCATCCAGGAAGCGAAATTATGGCTGTCGAATATGGCGCGTCAAGGGACTGCTTACCTCAAAGAAGCCCCGCCGTCTCTGCATGGAGCGGAATTTCGCGTGCTGGCAACCCAGATGGTTCGGTTTATGGAACGGTTCGGTGAGCAGCCTCCGGAACATTACGACGAAATTCAGGACGATTGGGTGGATCGGCTGCATGCGGAGCTGCGGAGTCCTTTTCTCCGCTTGATTTCTGTATTTGACCACGAAAATCTGTTGTATACACTGATCGTATCCGAGGTCCGAATGGATCTAGCTGCCTGGGACCGCCTGTTGGAGGCGGCCGAGCCCGTGCTGCAGAGGGCCGGGATATGCTGCGGAGCTTCCGGGCACTACGGCGATTTGACCGAGACGGCCGAGCGGTGCGCGGAGGCTAGCCGCCTGCTGCCTTATCATTTGCTGGAGAATAAGACGGTGCTGCTTCCGGATTACCCGCGCACGGCCGGGCGCGGCCTGGGTACAGCCACAGCCGACTTCGATGCGGAGGGTGCGGCACGGAATCTGATGGCGGCAATGCTCAAGCGGGATCATAACGAGCTGGACGCGCTCGTTGCGGAAATGTTCGCGTTTTTCCGGGAAAAGCGGTTTTTGCCGGAGGAACTGTGGATCGCATATGAAGAATTGGCCGTGTTGTTAAGGCAGCGAATGCGGAGAAGCGGCCAGACCGGGCTAGACGATGTCCATCTGGCAAGCCCGGATATGAACCACTTCAACTCTTATGGCTCATTGGAGCGTCTCGTGCAGGGACATATGCGGGAATGGCTGAAGTTTATCGAGCGGTCCGGCATGGATAAATCGTACTGGATCATCGAAAAGGCGAAAAAGTATATGAACGAGCATTACCGAGCCGATTTAAAGGCCTCCGAAGTGGCGTCTTGGCTGAAAATAACGCCCAGTTACTTCAGCTATATTTTTAAGCAGAGCACGGGAAAGGGCTTTACGGAATATATGAACGAAATGCGGATGGAGCATGCGAAAGAGCTCTTGGCCACGACGCATGACAAAGTGTTTGAAATCGCGGACAAAGTAGGGTATAAGGAATACAAATATTTTGTATCCGTATTCAAAACGTACACCGGAATGACGCCGAAGGAGTACCGCGGACTCAGCGCCGCGAGGGACGCGGGCGGCGGGGTGCATTAA